A single region of the Nicotiana sylvestris chromosome 6, ASM39365v2, whole genome shotgun sequence genome encodes:
- the LOC138870331 gene encoding uncharacterized protein produces the protein MRWVLLLQEFDLEIVDRKGCENQVTDHLSRLKEEGRPRDGLEINDSFPDEKLLSMSVNGMPWFVDVANFLVTGIILCDLSSNQRKKLKRDSLEIYWDELYLFKIYTDGVIRRCVPEEGQLSILEACHSSSYGVHHGGARKASKVLSCGFYWPTLYKYASELVKRCDEYQRADGISKKDDMPLNTILKVDIFDVWGIDFMGPFVSSCGNI, from the coding sequence atgcgatgggttttgttacttcaagagtttgatttggagattgtggaccggaagggttgTGAAAACCAAGTGACGGACCATTTGTCCCGCTtgaaggaggaggggaggcctcgtgatggcctagagatcaatgattcatttcccgatgagaaACTTCTTTCTATGTCGGttaatggtatgccatggtttgtggacgttgctaatttccttgtgactggtataatcctgtgcgatctctcttctaaccaaaggaagaagctcaaacgagaTAGTTTGGAAATCTATTGGGATGAGCTGTACTTGTTCAAAATCtacacggatggtgtgatccgaaggtgtgttcCGGAGGAAgggcaattgagtatcttagaggcatGTCATTCCTCTTCCTATGGtgtccatcatggcggggcgaggaaggcttcaaaggttcttagttgtgggttttattggccaactttgtacaaatatgcaagtgaacttgtgaagagatgcgacgaatatCAAAGAGCGgatggaatttcgaagaaagatgacaTGCCTCTTAATACCATTCttaaagttgatatttttgatgtgtggggcattgatttcatgggcccatttgttagctcatGTGGGAACATATAA